A genomic stretch from Triplophysa dalaica isolate WHDGS20190420 chromosome 4, ASM1584641v1, whole genome shotgun sequence includes:
- the pdlim5a gene encoding LOW QUALITY PROTEIN: PDZ and LIM domain protein 5a (The sequence of the model RefSeq protein was modified relative to this genomic sequence to represent the inferred CDS: deleted 1 base in 1 codon) has protein sequence MSSNYSVALKGPAPWGFRLQGGKDFNIPLAISRMMDGGKAAKAGISVGDLVLSIDGIRTDGMNHLEAQNKIKSCTGNLNLSLQKASNLPKPDAAPKDDCMEIIKPVPMTTSIPCSSDITNSTPITPSTNKSAQLSGGAGSSHTASGASAFASAFLAPVPNPPAPPSLADYTAASPNHLPAVPRPSVYNTPIDLYSCENACEVAMGQRRGLLESQGESLQLNGLPRKPITETDIEFYHVATHGDSSRKRIMEDTEDWRPRTGTSQSRSFRILAQITGTESELDRPDATESTKTTNEDSEEPSAHVTCPVKTMIKAPGTPVRNTTGLITPTFGVVSNCTPLGPALDRPMPRPHPEDEASLVQMAEHIPAGTRTPMCAHCHMVIRGPFLVAMGKSWHPEEFTCARCSVSLSELGFVEEKGRVYCQHCYQEFFAPTCARCQCKIMGEVINALKQTWHVYCFLCAYCQQPIRNNTFHLEDGEPYCERDYYSLFGTGCRGCDFPIEAGDSFLEALGFAWHDTCFLCTVCSVSLEGQTFFSKKDKPLCKKHAYTFKI, from the exons ATGATGGACGGAGGAAAGGCAGCGAAGGCTGGAATATCTGTGGGAGATCTGGTGTTGTCCATCGATGGCATCCGTACTGACGGCATGAATCACCTGGAAgctcaaaacaaaatcaaatcctGCACAGGGAATCTCAACCTCAGCTTACAGAA GGCATCAAACCTTCCCAAACCTGATGCA GCACCTAAG GATGATTGTATGGAAATCATCAAACCCGTTCCCATGACAACTTCCATTCCATGTTCCTCTGACATCACAAACTCCACCCCCATCACTCCATCCACCAATAAGAGCGCTCAGCTGTCGGGAGGGGCGGGGTCATCGCACACAGCCTCCGGCGCATCCGCTTTTGCGTCCGCCTTTTTGGCTCCAGTCCCTAATCCACCGGCTCCACCCAGTCTCGCTGACTACACTGCCGCGTCACCCAATCACCTGCCGGCAGTGCCCCGCCCTTCGGTCTATAACACGCCCATCGATCTGTACTCCTGTGAGAACGCCTGCGAGGTGGCCATGGGTCAGAGGCGGGGCCTGCTGGAGAGTCAGGGAGAGAGCTTACAGCTGAATGG acTTCCTCGCAAGCCCATCACAGAAACGGACATCGAGTTTTATCATGTTGCAACTCACGGTGATTCCAGCAGAAAACGCATCATGGAGGACACGGAGGACTGGCGTCCTCGAACCGGAACGTCCCAGTCCCGATCCTTCAGAATCCTGGCACAGATCACTGGCACTGAATCTGAACTCG ATCGGCCAGACGCGACTGAATCTACCAAAACAACAAA TGAGGACTCTGAAGAACCCAGCGCTCATGTCACCTGTCCTGTTAAGACCATGATCAAAGCCCCAGGTACACCTGTCAGAAACACCACAG GTCTCATTACTCCCACTTTTGGTGTTGTGAGCAACTGTACACCTTTGGGCCCCGCCCTGGACCGCCCCATGCCCCGCCCACACCCAGAAGACGAAGCCTCGTTGGTGCAGATGGCAGAACACATCCCCGCTGGAACACGCACTCCCATGTGTGCTCACTGTCACATGGTCATCAG GGGTCCGTTTCTGGTGGCGATGGGCAAGTCGTGGCATCCGGAGGAGTTCACGTGTGCGCGCTGCAGCGTCTCTCTCAGCGAACTGGGTTTTGTGGAGGAGAAGGGCCGTGTTTACTGTCAGCACTGTTACCAAGAGTTCTTCGCACCCACCTGCGCACGCTGCCAATGCAAAATCATGGGG GAAGTGATCAATGCTCTGAAGCAGACCTGGCACGTGTACTGCTTCCTGTGTGCGTACTGccagcagccaatcagaaacaACACGTTCCACCTGGAGGACGGAGAACCCTACTGCGAGAGAG ATTATTACAGTCTGTTTGGGACGGGTTGTCGAGGTTGTGATTTTCCAATCGAAGCGGGAGATTCGTTTTTAGAAGCTCTTGGATTCGCCTGGCATGACACCTGCTTTCTGTGCACC GTGTGCAGTGTCAGTCTGGAGGGTCAAACGTTCTTCTCCAAAAAGGACAAACCGCTCTGCAAGAAACACGCGTACaccttcaaaatataa